TCCGAAGAAACAAACGAGTCTATGAACGAAGCATCCAATGCAATCACCGAACTTACTTCTTTAACAACCGAACTTGCATCCATTGTACATGAAATGCAAAACAGCAAATAAGAACGTTTTAATCGTTTTCAAAGCGGGGTGGTCTGAACAGGCTTCCCCGCTTTTTTTTTGACAGAGCCTAAAAAGAACTTATGTTCCTTGATGTACATTAATGCAGCTTAGCAAGCTGCAATTATGGCTAGGAACCTGAAAAGTTGGCTTCCTGTAAGCTCGTGATTGCCAAAGTAATTGATTAATTCCCTACCTTGTAGGTAGTATATCAAACGTATACAATCACTGCTTGCAAAAATAGCCAAACATGCTAGTCCTACCCTCACGCGATACAGTCCGGTCGTATCTGCTTATATAGCTGATAGCTATTGTAAATGTGAGTGTGTACAGACTGGTTGATTTGTACTTTTTTTATTGTGAAGAAGGCATATTTGATTGATTGCGACAGCGGTTACTAAGTAGCTTTTTACTAACTTGCTGTTCTTTAAGTGTTTAGCTGCATCAGCTGGCACAGTTAACTGACTTATTTCTTTTTATTCTACAGTAAATTGTGCGACAGACAGTTCATTGTAAGAGCGAGCCTGCCGCCGACCTACACATCTTTTTTTGCGGAGGATGCCTTATGTCTAAGCACGTAGTTGTTATTGGTGCTGTTGCCCTTGGTCCAAAAGCTGCCTGTCGTTACAAACGTCTTTGCCCAGACGCAAAAGTAACAATGATAGATCAGGCTCCACGCATCTCTTATGGTGGCTGTGGTATTCCTTACTTTGTTTCCGGTGAAGTAAACACCGTCGTAGACCTTCAGTCTACACCATACCACATCGTTCGTGACGCTGCGTTTTTTAAAACTAACAAAGACGTAGACGTTCTGGTTAACACACGTGCTACCTCCATTGATCGCGAAGCAAAAACTGTTTCCATTGAAAACGTGTTAACTGGCGAAAAAGAAGTTATTTCTTACGATGAGCTTGTAATTGCTACCGGCTCCAAGCCAAACATGCCTCCATTTGAAGGTATTGATCTTAAAGGTATCACTCCTGCCACAAACCTTGAAGAAGCAGAACTTATCAAAAACGCTGTTGCAAACGGCGAAGTTAATAATGCTGTTGTCGTTGGCGCAGGATTTATCGGTCTTGAAATGGCTGTTGCATTTGCTGATATGTGGGGCATCAACACAAGCGTTGTTGAGCTTCAGGAGCAGGTGCTTCCTGGATTCATGCCTAAGTCATTAGCAAAAATGGCACAGGCTGATCTTGAAAACAATGATGTGAATGTATACCTCGGCGAGTCTGTTACCCGCTTTGAAGGTAAAGACGGCAAGGTCACTAAAGTTATCACCAACAAGCGTGAAATTGAAGCTGACCTCGTTATCCTTGCTGTCGGTGTATCTCCAAACACCCAGATTGCTGTTGATGCAGGTATTGAGTGTGACGAACGCGGTGCTATCCTCGTTAACGAACGTTTCCAGACTTCTGACCCTGCAATCTACTCCGGTGGTGACTGCGTAACTATCCCTAACCTTGTTACTGGCAAACGCGGCTTCTACCCGCTCGGTTCCATGGCTAACCGTCAGGGTCGTATTATCGGCACTAACCTTGCCGGTGGTAATGCAAGCATGGCTGGTGCAATCGGCAGCTGGTGCGTAAAATTATTTGAAAAATCATGCAGTGGTGCAGGTCTTACTCTTGAACAGGCTCTCGCAAACGGATTTGATGCTATCTCCGTTCATGTTGAGCAGATGGACAGAGCGCACTTCTTCCCTGAAAAAGCACTTATGTCACTTCAGATCGTTGTAGACCGTGCAACACGTCGTGTTCTCGGTATGCAGGGTATGAACGAATTTGGCGATGCGCTTACAGCTCGTATTAACGCAGTCGTTCCGCTTATTTCTTCCCACGC
Above is a window of Halodesulfovibrio sp. DNA encoding:
- a CDS encoding FAD-dependent oxidoreductase gives rise to the protein MSKHVVVIGAVALGPKAACRYKRLCPDAKVTMIDQAPRISYGGCGIPYFVSGEVNTVVDLQSTPYHIVRDAAFFKTNKDVDVLVNTRATSIDREAKTVSIENVLTGEKEVISYDELVIATGSKPNMPPFEGIDLKGITPATNLEEAELIKNAVANGEVNNAVVVGAGFIGLEMAVAFADMWGINTSVVELQEQVLPGFMPKSLAKMAQADLENNDVNVYLGESVTRFEGKDGKVTKVITNKREIEADLVILAVGVSPNTQIAVDAGIECDERGAILVNERFQTSDPAIYSGGDCVTIPNLVTGKRGFYPLGSMANRQGRIIGTNLAGGNASMAGAIGSWCVKLFEKSCSGAGLTLEQALANGFDAISVHVEQMDRAHFFPEKALMSLQIVVDRATRRVLGMQGMNEFGDALTARINAVVPLISSHATIDDVSNLEVVYSPPFSSAMDIVNAVANVADNVLAGSNKYMDPAEFENCWAERDCGDYYFIDTRLAGGAKDMCEAHPEHWHNIPNEEIRERINEIPKDKQVVMICNTGLRSYEAMLLACELGIENIKASAGGMGAQKKLNATI